The following is a genomic window from Spirosoma foliorum.
ACTTGCCGATTGTGCCAGTATGTTTTTCGTATCTAAATCAAAGTGCAGATCTTTTAACGAGATCGTTTGATCGTGGGCATCGTAGTAAGGGCGTCCGCGCAGATAAATATCGCCATTGATCGTTCCTTTCAAGCCGGCCTTTATAATCAAGTTCTCATTTTGCCCATACAAGTCGATGCTGGTGATTGTAACATGATAGCGGTTTTCATTGAATGAAAATGATTTTCCGACAAACTCTTCAGCGGCAATCTTAGCCACTTCCGGATACGTCGCTTCGCTCAATAAACCAATCTGAAAATCATCCTTTACCTGAGATACCACCGTTAAATCGGGCAATGATACCGCCGGATGAACTTCTGGTTTGGCCCCGGTAGTTGTCAGCGTAAACCCTTCAATACCAATCGTAGCCCGAATAATTCGCCCTTCGAAACGCAAAGGCGTAATGAGGACCCGTTTAGGAACAACCTGTAGATAAGTCCGGTATTTTTCAGATAACAGATAAGGCTCACGAAGGGTATTCCAGACTTTCAGGACAGGGGTTCGGATGTCTACATTCCGGCGCACCTGCTGATCGATTGTTTTAGTAATAGTGCCTAAATTTTTGTCGATCATTCGGCTCACGAAGTTCGTAATCGGAATATTTACACCCACAACGCTCACCGTTGGCTTACGCACCCAGCCGTAGCCATCGGCCTGTGTTTGGGTATGAACCGACCAATCTTTATCGAGGTCAAATTTGGTTTTGAACCGAAGATCAATCTCAAATTCGGTTTCCTTATACTGCGTAAAACCCAATACTGATACACCAGCTTTCACCCAGATGCGCAACGGAACTGTGAAATGAAACAGGCTGTCCTCCGCCGTCACGAGAATAGTACCGCGTTTCCAGACTTTCGTCATGAATTGATCACGGTTATTGTCTTCCAGGCTATTATCCTCGTAAATCAGACCATTGACCTGCGCATTGATCTGTCGCTCAACATCACCCAATGCAATGGACACAGGAACGTGGACGGTCGATAAAAAGCGTTCATTTCGGACTTCCATTTCAGTGATGTTATAGGCTTCTTTAGGTGCTTTGGGATTTAATCGATTGCTGGCTGGCTGACCGCAACTTAACAGAAAAAAACAGAAACACAGGGATAGCCCGTACAGAAACAGAGGCCGAGGAATAGCAGGCGCAAGGCAAGAGCCTTGCGCCGTCCAACTATTTAAGCGTAACCTTCGTGGCGCCATAGCCAAATTTCTGTTTCTGAGCGTCTTCAAAGAATTTAACATTGGCGTGCTGCCCCAATCGCTTGTGAAGTTCTGTTCGTAGAGACCCGCTTCCAACCCCATGAATAAACGTAATGTCACGCATGCCGCTCGCAATAGCGTTTTCGAGGGTTTTCTCGAATGTATCCAATTGGAGTTTTAGCAGATCGGCGGGCGTACGATTGCCTGGACCTTTGGGCAAAAGCTCTTCGACATGTAAATCCACAACGGCAGTAGGTCGGTCAATGGAAACATTCGTCGGTTCTGCTTTCGACTTGAACATTTCAGCTTTCAACTCATCAGGCCGGATAGTCGTTGGCTTCGGCTGTTGACTCGCAGGAGTCGGCTGTTCTACAGCCTCAGCATCCAACTGCGTCAGAAAACCGGGCTGATTTAGAACAGGCACGGTTGTTTTGCTTTTGAACAGCGTGGTTGCGCGAGCTTTAAATCGCTTCATTAATGGTTGTCGTAACGAGGACTTTCCAGCCCGGAACCACAACCCCTGTACAACAAACGTTGGCCATTCTTCAAATTTGGCGTGGGCATACAGGTCATTCATTTTCTGCTGCGACTTGGGTTTCAACAAACCACTGTGCAGTCCACGAAATTGTACTCCTCCCCCAACACCAGCCGACTCTTCGCCTAATGTATACGGAAACTCCCAGTCGGTATTATTGATGAGGTGTAGCGTATATTCTCGATCATTGACTGGAACAAACGCCAGATAAATACCCTGATTCGACAGAATGACTGGCGCAGCAGGCGTCACCGTTTTTTGTGGCTCATAAATACTCGGCTTCAGCAACCGTTCAGCTTCCATCGGCGAAACCAGCACCAGCTCTGACCGCATCACCGGAATGCGGAATCCGTCTTCAATTTCAATTTCAATCATGTTGCCCGGCAAAAACCGCGACACCACTCCCTGTTCTTTTGCCCGGAGAAGCCGGACTTTATCCCCAATATTCATAATAGTCATTAGTCACGAGTCGATAGTCGTCAGTTTTAGGAGTCATTTACCAGTGACTCTTGACTGACGATTATCGACTACTACTTATAAAATGCCAAAAGTATAACGCAGATAGTCAAAAATCCCTTCCATCAATTTTATAAATCATTTCAGCAGCTTATCTACCCTTCGTTATAGAAAACCTAGATAGAGTTAAAAACACTGATTCAAGTAATAATAAGTCGAGAGATAAACGGCGATTTTATTGCTCAATCTGCTAAAATGGCCTATTTTGACCAATTGCGCACCAAACGCTATGAAAGATACAGTTACAATTAAAGGAATTGCCCGACAGTTAGCGATATCACCTTCTACCGTTTCCAGAGCACTTCAAGACAATCCACGCATTAGTCAAAAAACCCGCGAAGCCGTTCAGAAACTCGCTACCCGGCTGAAATACTGTCCTAACACAACCGCCCGTAATCTACAACGGGGTAAAACGGGTGTGTTTGCTGTAGTGTTACCAGAAATTCGGGAAAACTTTTTTTCGGAAGTTATTAACGGGGTGGAGGAGTTGGTTTTTGCCAATCAGTACACCGTTGCGTTGTACCAATCGCACGATCTGTTTGAGCGGGAGAAACAAATTCTGGCCGTGCTGGCCGCCAATCAGGTGGAAGGGGTTTTGCTATCTGTGGCTAAAGAATCGGAAAACTTCCAGCATGTACAGGATTTGATTGATCGGGGGATTCCTGTGGTACTTTTTGATCGAATT
Proteins encoded in this region:
- a CDS encoding Smr/MutS family protein; its protein translation is MNIGDKVRLLRAKEQGVVSRFLPGNMIEIEIEDGFRIPVMRSELVLVSPMEAERLLKPSIYEPQKTVTPAAPVILSNQGIYLAFVPVNDREYTLHLINNTDWEFPYTLGEESAGVGGGVQFRGLHSGLLKPKSQQKMNDLYAHAKFEEWPTFVVQGLWFRAGKSSLRQPLMKRFKARATTLFKSKTTVPVLNQPGFLTQLDAEAVEQPTPASQQPKPTTIRPDELKAEMFKSKAEPTNVSIDRPTAVVDLHVEELLPKGPGNRTPADLLKLQLDTFEKTLENAIASGMRDITFIHGVGSGSLRTELHKRLGQHANVKFFEDAQKQKFGYGATKVTLK
- a CDS encoding DUF4403 family protein; the encoded protein is MAPRRLRLNSWTAQGSCLAPAIPRPLFLYGLSLCFCFFLLSCGQPASNRLNPKAPKEAYNITEMEVRNERFLSTVHVPVSIALGDVERQINAQVNGLIYEDNSLEDNNRDQFMTKVWKRGTILVTAEDSLFHFTVPLRIWVKAGVSVLGFTQYKETEFEIDLRFKTKFDLDKDWSVHTQTQADGYGWVRKPTVSVVGVNIPITNFVSRMIDKNLGTITKTIDQQVRRNVDIRTPVLKVWNTLREPYLLSEKYRTYLQVVPKRVLITPLRFEGRIIRATIGIEGFTLTTTGAKPEVHPAVSLPDLTVVSQVKDDFQIGLLSEATYPEVAKIAAEEFVGKSFSFNENRYHVTITSIDLYGQNENLIIKAGLKGTINGDIYLRGRPYYDAHDQTISLKDLHFDLDTKNILAQSASWLLKGTFARTLEKQLTIPVGSQIADMQKLLQQQLKNNQLAKGVVINGQIDEIRPDQVYLTPTAMLAVVNAHGRLDVKVEGLQ